The Candidatus Jidaibacter acanthamoeba genome has a window encoding:
- the hemE gene encoding uroporphyrinogen decarboxylase has translation MIVEKTLLKILNDKKPTSRVPVWLMRQAGRYLPEYREVRKNFKNFLEFCFTPEAAAEVTIQPLRRFDLDAAIIFSDILTIPYALGVEVNFKQGEGPHLEITNTEERINQLEMVKIKDLEKVFTTIKLVKKELDSNYPGKTLIGFAGSPWTIACYMVQGVSDQKFGKVKVFAEENPYVFQKLIDKIIEATVFYLKEQIKSGADVIKLFDSWAGVLSGTEYQRWVIEPNKKIIKKVREEFEQIKIIGFPRNSGEQLYKEYATQTGVDCLSISDDISLLQAKDNIKDKVIQGNFNNLLLATSKKDIKQEVEKILRITHGRPYIFNLNHGVVPETPIENVQELIENIRNFRI, from the coding sequence ATGATAGTAGAAAAGACTCTGTTGAAAATTTTAAATGATAAAAAACCTACAAGTAGAGTGCCGGTATGGTTAATGAGACAAGCCGGGAGATATTTACCCGAATATAGAGAGGTACGAAAAAATTTTAAAAATTTCCTGGAATTTTGTTTTACTCCCGAAGCTGCCGCTGAAGTTACCATTCAACCGTTAAGAAGATTTGATTTGGATGCGGCAATTATTTTTTCCGACATACTAACCATACCTTACGCTTTAGGAGTTGAAGTAAATTTTAAGCAAGGTGAAGGTCCTCACTTGGAAATTACAAACACCGAAGAACGTATAAATCAACTTGAAATGGTGAAAATAAAAGATCTGGAAAAAGTTTTCACGACAATAAAATTAGTAAAGAAAGAACTGGATAGCAACTACCCCGGTAAAACTTTAATCGGGTTTGCAGGTTCTCCCTGGACAATTGCCTGCTACATGGTGCAAGGAGTAAGTGATCAAAAATTTGGGAAAGTTAAAGTTTTCGCAGAGGAGAACCCCTATGTATTTCAAAAATTAATTGATAAAATAATTGAAGCTACCGTGTTTTATCTAAAAGAACAGATTAAAAGTGGGGCTGATGTAATAAAGTTATTTGATTCATGGGCAGGGGTGCTGTCAGGTACCGAATATCAGAGGTGGGTAATAGAACCTAATAAAAAAATTATAAAAAAAGTCAGAGAAGAATTCGAACAGATCAAAATAATAGGGTTTCCTCGAAATTCCGGGGAACAACTATATAAGGAATATGCCACACAAACAGGAGTGGACTGCTTAAGTATATCAGATGATATCTCACTTTTACAGGCAAAAGATAATATTAAAGATAAGGTAATACAAGGAAACTTTAACAATCTTTTGCTTGCAACTTCCAAAAAAGATATTAAACAAGAGGTGGAAAAAATTTTGAGAATTACTCATGGCCGCCCATACATTTTTAATTTAAATCATGGTGTGGTTCCGGAAACTCCGATAGAAAATGTACAAGAACTTATAGAAAATATTAGAAACTTCAGAATATGA
- a CDS encoding SixA phosphatase family protein, with protein MKKLFLLRHADAPFNSSQSDFDRALSKKGKEECLYLNKYFLNNPVPELILCSNAIRTKQTAEIVLNNLSDKTNLIFKQELYNSSINNLISIIEDTNDDINTLMVIGHNPSITLLSEILSPTNKHVFPEVSDYAITAKLVVLNIDTNNWFPLTNYQTSILDLVFHKTY; from the coding sequence ATGAAAAAATTATTTTTACTAAGACATGCCGATGCTCCTTTTAATAGCAGTCAATCAGATTTTGATAGAGCTTTAAGTAAAAAGGGTAAGGAGGAATGTTTATATTTAAACAAATATTTTCTAAATAACCCTGTTCCTGAACTCATTTTATGTTCTAATGCTATACGTACTAAGCAAACAGCTGAAATAGTTCTTAACAATTTATCCGATAAAACCAATCTGATATTTAAGCAAGAATTATATAATTCCTCTATTAATAACCTTATAAGCATTATTGAAGATACAAATGATGATATAAACACTTTAATGGTAATCGGCCACAACCCTTCAATCACCCTGCTTTCAGAAATTTTATCTCCTACCAATAAGCACGTATTTCCTGAAGTTTCAGATTATGCAATAACCGCTAAATTAGTTGTGCTAAATATAGATACTAACAATTGGTTTCCTCTTACAAATTACCAAACTTCTATATTAGATCTAGTTTTCCACAAAACTTACTAA
- a CDS encoding sulfite exporter TauE/SafE family protein has product MAHCEHHHAHSSFNINEILSFIGLDASSEGLILTLFLTGLAASFTHCIGMCGPIALTQMSMRLMHLPKEKMQEKYKLNAALSLPYYFGKAFTYVMLMLIAMIFSKSIKNIPYIKWAALTLLIITALLFIKSGITKTFQLFDLKLPFKNKLDNFFARKVSKLNLSPFGFKGFIMGMILGLIPCGIVYASIITVISRTESYFTAIIAMFMFGLATIPGLFLVSYVGGQILNSKKAIFNSLYSLMMFVNAYLIISYAFNLIS; this is encoded by the coding sequence TTGGCGCACTGCGAACACCATCATGCTCACAGCTCTTTTAATATAAATGAAATTTTATCGTTTATAGGGCTTGATGCGAGTAGTGAGGGTTTAATACTAACCCTATTTTTAACCGGGCTTGCTGCAAGTTTTACTCATTGTATTGGTATGTGCGGGCCTATAGCCTTAACTCAGATGAGTATGAGGCTAATGCATTTGCCTAAGGAAAAGATGCAGGAAAAATACAAATTAAATGCTGCACTTTCCTTACCCTACTATTTCGGTAAAGCTTTTACATATGTAATGTTGATGTTAATTGCGATGATATTTTCAAAAAGTATAAAAAATATTCCTTATATAAAGTGGGCAGCTCTGACATTATTGATTATTACTGCTCTTCTGTTTATAAAGTCAGGCATTACTAAAACTTTCCAACTCTTTGATTTAAAATTACCTTTTAAAAATAAACTTGATAACTTTTTTGCCAGAAAAGTAAGTAAGTTAAATTTAAGCCCATTTGGTTTTAAAGGATTTATTATGGGAATGATTTTAGGGCTTATCCCCTGTGGAATTGTATATGCTTCTATAATTACCGTTATATCACGAACTGAAAGCTATTTTACAGCTATAATAGCTATGTTTATGTTCGGGCTTGCCACTATCCCTGGCTTATTTTTAGTCTCATATGTAGGAGGACAAATACTTAACAGTAAAAAAGCTATTTTTAACTCTCTCTATTCACTAATGATGTTTGTTAATGCCTACCTAATAATTTCATATGCTTTTAACTTAATATCCTAA
- a CDS encoding PQQ-binding-like beta-propeller repeat protein → MSNLWLGDDKKERLVGERITVYPSVFSTSIDEGYKGTLISIPQAQNINEIKSSNGINSVLFPNLSFTANFKKSKEFSFKGSNTFSSITQPILFDNQIIILDPAGMLLAYDLDSNKKLWETAELRKKSSAGLFHISPDFYHGGITLKDNILFVTLGLNTITAINADDGSIIWSKEIASPTRSTPALANDLLFIQTLDNSTYALNAKTGEIVWAHYGVKSDVSTVETSSPVVVSNIVLVQYSSGEIVGIETTTGNELMSLSNNSGLERLGAHKQFHSVVHKIILEESLLIFYDNEGIVSALNLKDGKQLWSNKLGFNKPLWSCGELAIGINESKELIAFNKYDGRIKWQTNLKLFEDQKNKHHTIWSEPIVGNNKILIVNSQGQLFEFDINSGEKLFQREVIKNVMTAPIIFNGKLYLLSNNGKIVEYS, encoded by the coding sequence ATGTCAAACTTATGGCTTGGCGATGATAAAAAAGAAAGATTAGTCGGCGAAAGAATTACCGTTTATCCTTCCGTTTTCTCAACTAGTATTGATGAAGGTTATAAAGGCACATTAATTTCCATTCCTCAAGCTCAAAATATAAATGAAATAAAAAGTTCAAACGGCATCAATTCCGTTTTATTTCCAAATTTAAGTTTTACAGCTAATTTTAAAAAATCTAAAGAATTTAGCTTTAAAGGTTCAAATACTTTTTCTAGCATTACTCAACCGATATTATTTGATAACCAAATAATAATTTTAGACCCCGCCGGTATGTTATTAGCATACGATCTGGATTCTAACAAAAAATTGTGGGAAACTGCTGAGCTTAGAAAAAAATCAAGTGCCGGGTTGTTTCACATCTCTCCGGATTTTTACCACGGCGGTATAACTCTTAAGGATAATATTCTTTTTGTAACTCTGGGTTTAAATACCATAACTGCTATTAATGCTGATGACGGTAGTATTATATGGTCTAAAGAGATAGCGAGCCCTACTCGCTCTACTCCCGCTCTTGCAAATGATTTACTGTTTATTCAAACACTTGATAACTCAACATATGCATTAAATGCTAAAACAGGTGAGATAGTTTGGGCGCACTATGGGGTTAAAAGTGATGTTAGTACAGTAGAAACCTCTTCACCTGTTGTGGTTAGTAATATTGTATTAGTTCAATATAGCTCAGGGGAAATCGTCGGAATAGAAACAACAACCGGTAATGAGCTTATGTCCTTAAGTAATAATAGCGGACTCGAAAGGCTTGGTGCACATAAGCAGTTTCATAGCGTAGTTCATAAAATTATTTTAGAAGAAAGCTTATTAATTTTTTATGATAATGAGGGGATCGTTTCAGCACTGAATTTAAAAGACGGTAAACAGTTGTGGAGTAATAAACTTGGTTTTAATAAACCGCTCTGGTCATGCGGAGAGCTCGCAATCGGAATCAATGAATCCAAAGAGCTTATAGCTTTCAATAAATATGATGGCAGAATAAAGTGGCAAACCAATCTGAAGTTATTTGAAGATCAAAAAAATAAACATCATACTATTTGGTCGGAACCTATTGTTGGAAATAATAAAATTTTAATAGTAAATTCCCAAGGACAATTATTCGAATTTGATATAAATAGCGGTGAAAAATTATTTCAAAGAGAGGTAATTAAAAATGTAATGACGGCTCCGATTATTTTTAATGGTAAATTATATTTACTTTCCAATAACGGTAAAATTGTAGAGTATTCTTAA